One part of the Triplophysa dalaica isolate WHDGS20190420 chromosome 25, ASM1584641v1, whole genome shotgun sequence genome encodes these proteins:
- the tra2a gene encoding transformer-2 protein homolog alpha isoform X4 produces the protein MSSRRRHAGSRSSYSHESKKDSNSHGDVRANPDPNTCLGVFGLSLYTTERDLREVFSRHGPLAGVNVVYDQRTGRSRGFAFVYYERIDDAKEAMERANGMELDGRRIRVDYSITKRAHTPTPGIYMGRPTHNGGGSSSSSGGGGRRRDSYYDRGYERYDRYDEYDYRYSRRRSPSPYYSRYRSRSRSRSYSPRRY, from the exons AGCTCATACAGCCACGAATCCAAAAAAGACTCGAACAGTCATGGTGATGTCAGG GCCAATCCAGATCCTAACACCTGTCTTGGTGTATTTGGTCTGAGTCTGTACACCACAGAGCGAGACCTGAGGGAGGTCTTCTCACGTCACGGACCTTTGGCTGGCGTCAACGTTGTGTACGATCAGCGCACAGGACGCTCTCGCGGTTTTGCCTTTGTTTACTATGAGCGCATCGATGATGCAAAAGAG GCTATGGAGAGAGCAAATGGCATGGAGCTGGATGGGAGGCGCATCAGAGTGGACTATTCCATCACCAAACGTGCACACACCCCAACTCCTGGCATCTACATGGGTCGGCCGACACA TAACGGAGGTGGGAGCAGCAGCAGCAGTGGTGGTGGTGGACGAAGAAGAGATTCATATTACGATCGTGGCTATGAAAGATATGACCGTTACGATGAGTACGACTACAGGTACAG CAGGAGGCGCTCTCCATCACCTTATTACAGCCGATACAGGTCTCGCTCAAGATCTCGCTCCTACAGCCCAA gacGATACTGA